From Numida meleagris isolate 19003 breed g44 Domestic line unplaced genomic scaffold, NumMel1.0 unplaced_Scaffold695, whole genome shotgun sequence:
CCTGAAAGATCACAGAGCTGTaggatgggttgggttggaaggctCCTTATAGACCAGAAGCATAGAGCTGTTTAACAGCTCGGCTTGGATAGGTcctgaaagatcacagaactATAGGATGGACTgtgttggaagggtcctgaaagatcacagaactataggatgggttgggttggaagggtcctgaaagatcagaaacaaagaactgCTTTATGGTTGGCTTGGATGGGTCCTGAAAGATCACAGCGTCGTAGGACAGGTGGGGTTGGACGAGGGGCCGCCAGACCCTTACCGCGTCCGAGGGCAGGGCGCACTGCCGCACCAGGAACTCCAGCATGGCCTCCCCGCCGGGCTGCTCCAGGTAGCCGTGGTGAGCCATGGCGCTGATCACCTGCACCACGGCGCGCCTCACCTGCAACCACACAACTCACCGGGCTTGGAATCACGACCAAGATCACCACGATCGCCGAGTCCGACCAGCGGCCcgtccccaccgtgcccacccAGAAGACCATGGAGTCATTCACGGCGGAGAAGACCTCCGAGACCGCCCAGTCCAACCAGTGGGCAGAGCCACAGCGCTGGGACGGGGCGAGGAGTTCCAGGGATGGGAGAGGGGAGCTGGGAACCCCCCCTCACCCCGGGCTGTGGGAAACCACCTCTGCTCACCTTGTTGTTGCTGTCCTGAAGGGGAAGTTTCATTGAAGAAAGGATAAAGGGCTTTTTAATCTCCATCTGAGAGGCTGCAAAAAGAAGGACGGATGCTCTGAGGTCGGTGATGCCGAGgacacagctctgcttccttgctcctcctcctcttcctcttcctcctcctcctccacccaaACCCCGGTACCGCCTGGCACCGGGATGGTGCTGACGAGTGCCCAGAGCTCCCGCCGTACTCACGGGCGCTGTTGATGATCTGCCTCATGATGAGCAACGTCCCCACACGCGTCCTCtcgctgctgctctccagcttcGGGAGGAGGAAGGTCAGCACTCGGTCCGGGAAGGAGCAGGCTGCGGGACGGCAAAGGGAGAAAGGGGGGATGGGGTGCATCGCGCCCCGATGAGCTCTACCCATGGAACTGTGCCCCATGNNNNNNNNNNNNNNNNNNNNNNNNNNNNNNNNNNNNNNNNNNNNNNNNNNNNNNNNNNNNNNNNNNNNNNNNNNNNNNNNNNNNNNNNNNNNNNNNNNNNNNNNNNNNNNNNNNNNNNNNNNNNNNNNNNNNNNNNNNNNNNNNNNNNNNNNNNNNNNNNNNNNNNNNNNNNNNNNNNNNNNNNNNNNNNNNNNNNNNNNNNNNNNNNNNNNNNNNNNNNNNNNNNNNNNNNNNNNNNNNNNNNNNNNNNNNNNNNNNNNNNNNNNNNNNNNNNNNNNNNNNNNNNNNNNNNNNNNNNNNNNNNNNNNNNNNNNNNNNNNNNNNNNNNNNNNNNNNNNNNNNNNNNNNNNNNNNNNNNNNNNNNNNNNNNNNNNNNNNNNNNNNNNNNNNNNNNNNNNNNNNNNNNNNNNNNNNNNNNNNNNNNNNNNNNNNNNNNNNNNNNNNNNNNNNNNNNNNNNNNNNNNNNNNNNNNNNNNNNNNNNNNNNNNNNNNNNNNNNNNNNNNNNNNNNNNNNNNNNNNNNNNNNNNNNNNNNNNNNNNNNNNNNNNNNNNNNNNNNNNNNNNNNNNNNNNNNNNNNNNNNNNNNNNNNNNNNNNNNNNNNNNNNNNNNNNNNNNNNNNNNNNNNNNNNNNNNNNNNNNNNNNNNNNNNNNNNNNNNNNNNNNNNNNNNNNNNNNNNNNNNNNNNNNNNNNNNNNNNNNNNNNNNNNNNNNNNNNNNNNNNNNNNNNNNNNNNNNNNNNNNNNNNNNNNNNNNNNNNNNNNNNNNNNNNNNNNNNNNNNNNNNNNNNNNNNNNNNNNNNNNNNNNNNNNNNNNNNNNNNNNNNNNNNNNNNNNNNNNNNNNNNNNNNNNNNNNNNNNNNNNNNNNNNNNNNNNNNNNNNNNNNNNNNNNNNNNNNNNNNNNNNNNNNNNNNNNNNNNNNNNNNNNNNNNNNNNNNNNNNNNNNNNNNNNNNNNNNNNNNNNNNNNNNNNNNNNNNNNNNNNNNNNNNNNNNNNNNNNNNNNNNNNNNNNNNNNNNNNNNNNNNNNNNNNNNNNNNNNNNNNNNNNNNNNNNNNNNNNNNNNNNNNNNNNNNNNNNNNNNNNNNNNNNNNNNNNNNNNNNNNNNNNNNNNNNNNNNNNNNNNNNNNNNNNNNNNNNNNNNNNNNNNNNNNNNNNNNNNNNNNNNNNNNNNNNNNNNNNNNNNNNNNNNNNNNNNNNNNNNNNNNNNNNNNNNNNNNNNNNNNNNNNNNNNATCAAGggtggaaaagacttccaagatccccaactccaaccccaacccatcaccaccatgaccCTCAATAGAACCACAGAGTCACTGAgcttggaagagacctctaaggtcatccagtccaaccccaacccaccccaccatgacCCTAAAGAGGCCCATAGAgtcatcaaggttggaaaaggcctccaagatccCCAATTCCATTCCAACCCATCCCACTGAAtatgtccccaagtgccacatctccccaGTTTGAACAaccccagggacggtgacctCATCACCACTTCCCTCTTCCAGTTCCCAACGGGGCATTTAGTGGGGTTTAGTGGTttaatgggaaaatattgggggtaggtggacggttggactggatgatcttggaggtccaTCCCAACCTTGGTGATCTAGTGATTCCATGACACTGAGCCCCCCCTGAGTCCAGCGCTGAGGGGACGGGATGGTGACAACGGCAGCGATGGAGGAGGGGACGTCCCCGCAGAGCAGCGGGTGACGGGACACCGGCACACACTCACGTTGTTCATCCGGTCAACGGtggtgctgagcaggaggagcgTGTTGACGCTGATGCTCCGCACGCTGTCGCTCGTGGAGCTGTCCGCATCCGGCAGCGGCttctggggctgtggggagggaaAGGCATCAGAACCCCGAATTATGGAGCAGAGAATCATAAATCTGCtgaacggttgggttggaagggtcctgaaaggtcacagagtcatagaactgcagaacggttgggttggaagggtcctgaaaggtcacagaatcatagaagtgcagaacggttgggttggaagggtcctgaacAGTTagagaatcataaaaccactgaatggttgggttggaagagtcctgaaagatcagagaatcatagaactgctgCAATAGGGTTGGAAATGTCCTGAAAGGTCAGggaatcatagaactgctgaatggttgggttggaagggtcctgaaagatcagagaatcataaaaccacaaaaagggtgggttggaagggtctttATAGaccaaagaatcatagaaccactgaatagttgggttggaagggtcctgaaagatcagaaacaaagaactgCTTTATGGTTGGCTTGGATGGGTCCTGAAAGATCACAGAGCTGTaggatgggttgggttggaaggctCCTTATAGACCAGAAGCATAGAGCTGTTTAACAGCTCGGCTTGGATAGGTcctgaaagatcacagaactATAGGATGGACTgtgttggaagggtcctgaaagatcacagaactataggatgggttgggttggaagggtcctgaaagatcagaaacaaagaactgCTTTATGGTTGGCTTGGATGGGTCCTGAAAGATCACAGCGTCGTAGGACAGGTGGGGTTGGACGAGGGGCCGCCAGACCCTTACCGCGTCCGAGGGCAGGGCGCACTGCCGCACCAGGAACTCCAGCATGGCCTCCCCGCCGGGCTGCTCCAGGTAGCCGTGGTGAGCCATGGCGCTGATCACCTGCACCACGGCGCGCCTCACCTGCAACCACACAACTCACCGGGCTTGGAATCACGACCAAGATCACCACGATCGCCGAGTCCGACCAGCGGCCcgtccccaccgtgcccacccAGAAGACCATGGAGTCATTCACGGCGGAGAAGACCTCCGAGACCGCCCAGTCCAACCAGTGGGCAGAGCCACAGCGCTGGGACGGGGCGA
This genomic window contains:
- the LOC110391979 gene encoding maestro heat-like repeat-containing protein family member 1 — its product is MGRAHRGAMHPIPPFSLCRPAACSFPDRVLTFLLPKLESSSERTRVGTLLIMRQIINSAPSQMEIKKPFILSSMKLPLQDSNNKVRRAVVQVISAMAHHGYLEQPGGEAMLEFLVRQCALPSDAPQKPLPDADSSTSDSVRSISVNTLLLLSTTVDRMNNVSVCRCPVTRCSAGTSPPPSLPLSPSRPLSAGLRGGSVSWNH
- the LOC110391980 gene encoding maestro heat-like repeat-containing protein family member 1 — translated: MGRAHRGAMHPIPPFSLCRPAACSFPDRVLTFLLPKLESSSERTRVGTLLIMRQIINSAPSQMEIKKPFILSSMKLPLQDSNNKVRRAVVQVISAMAHHGYLEQPGGEAMLEFLVRQCALPSDAPQKPLPDADSSTSDSVRSISVNTLLLLSTTVDRMNNVSVCRCPVTRCSAGTSPPPSLPLSPSRPLSAGLRGGSVSWNH